From Vigna unguiculata cultivar IT97K-499-35 chromosome 5, ASM411807v1, whole genome shotgun sequence, the proteins below share one genomic window:
- the LOC114185392 gene encoding protein slowmo homolog has protein sequence MVKAYRQEHVYKHPWERVTSASWRKFADPENKRILSHILDVDTLNHSLDPSTGKLCTTRAITIHCPGPWFVRRIVGQDICHCVESTVVDAQSRSMQLTSRNISLQKFIEVEEKIRYDPHPDNPNGWTVCQQETRIRIKPLSALASMAEKVEQRCAERFLQNSVKGREVMERICKYLEAESSSLAL, from the coding sequence ATGGTGAAAGCATACAGACAGGAACACGTCTACAAGCACCCTTGGGAACGTGTGACTAGTGCATCTTGGCGCAAGTTTGCCGATCCAGAGAACAAACGCATATTATCCCATATTCTTGATGTTGACACATTGAACCATAGTCTTGACCCTTCAACAGGGAAGCTTTGCACAACTCGTGCCATCACGATCCATTGTCCTGGACCCTGGTTTGTCCGCAGAATTGTTGGTCAGGATATTTGCCACTGTGTGGAATCCACTGTTGTGGATGCACAGTCGCGTTCCATGCAACTGACCTCTCGGAATATCAGCCTCCAGAAGTTCATAGAAGTGGAAGAGAAGATCCGGTATGATCCACACCCGGATAACCCGAATGGTTGGACGGTTTGCCAGCAGGAGACCCGAATCCGGATTAAACCATTGTCGGCCCTGGCATCCATGGCTGAAAAGGTGGAGCAGCGATGTGCTGAGAGGTTTCTTCAGAATAGTGTTAAGGGTAGAGAGGTAATGGAGAGGATCTGTAAATATCTTGAGGCAGAATCTAGCAGCCTTGCCTTGTGA
- the LOC114185391 gene encoding serine/threonine-protein kinase UCN-like, whose translation MAEELDLDNLKALKVLGKGAMGTVFLVQHNSGHVALKVVDKSSSLHDGARRAHWEISVLSRLSHPFLPTLLGSFESNNLMGWAVPYCPGGDLNLLRYRQTDHVFSPAVVRFYLAEILCALHHLHSMHIVYRDLKPENVLIQQSGHVTLTDFDLSRTLSPTKTNTSPSNSHIPDTAPRKPRRNFRWVPLTKAPKSARVTPAARRAAPSFERSNSFVGTEEYIAPEVLRGEGHGFAVDWWALGVLAHEMVYGTTPFKGRNRKETFRNVLLKTPEFVGKKTALTDLISRLLEKDPSKRLGYVRGASEIKEHEFFRGVKWDLLTEVMRPPFIPSRDDVTKPFADGLDVRGYFQSLKSPPSLPPSPLPSPSCEFQNVSLPEF comes from the coding sequence ATGGCAGAGGAACTTGACCTCGACAACCTTAAGGCTCTGAAAGTTTTAGGTAAAGGAGCCATGGGCACTGTGTTTCTCGTGCAACACAACTCCGGCCATGTGGCGCTCAAAGTCGTCGACAAATCATCATCCCTTCACGACGGCGCTCGCCGCGCCCACTGGGAAATCAGCGTTCTCTCTCGCTTATCCCACCCCTTCCTCCCCACCCTACTGGGTTCCTTCGAGTCCAACAACTTAATGGGCTGGGCCGTCCCCTACTGCCCCGGCGGCGACCTCAACCTCCTCCGTTACCGCCAAACAGATCACGTATTCTCCCCCGCCGTCGTCCGCTTCTACCTCGCCGAGATCCTCTGCGCTCTCCACCACCTTCACTCCATGCACATCGTGTACCGCGACCTCAAACCCGAAAACGTCCTCATCCAACAATCCGGCCACGTCACCCTCACCGACTTCGACCTCTCCCGAACTCTCAGTCCCACCAAAACCAATACTTCTCCCTCCAACTCCCACATTCCTGACACCGCTCCGCGCAAGCCCCGCCGCAACTTCCGCTGGGTCCCACTCACCAAGGCTCCCAAGTCCGCCCGAGTCACCCCCGCCGCGCGCCGCGCGGCGCCGAGCTTCGAGCGGTCGAACTCGTTCGTGGGCACCGAGGAGTACATCGCGCCGGAGGTCCTCCGAGGCGAGGGGCACGGCTTCGCCGTCGACTGGTGGGCCCTCGGCGTCCTCGCCCACGAGATGGTGTACGGAACGACGCCGTTCAAGGGAAGGAATCGCAAGGAAACGTTCCGCAACGTGTTGTTGAAGACGCCCGAGTTTGTTGGGAAGAAAACAGCGTTGACGGACCTAATCTCTCGGTTGCTCGAAAAGGACCCCTCCAAGCGTTTGGGTTATGTTCGCGGCGCCAGCGAGATCAAGGAGCACGAGTTCTTCAGAGGGGTGAAGTGGGACCTACTAACGGAGGTTATGCGGCCGCCGTTTATTCCTTCAAGAGATGACGTTACGAAACCTTTCGCCGATGGACTTGACGTAAGGGGATATTTTCAGAGCCTGAAATCTCCGCCGTCTTTGCCCCCTTCGCCGTTACCGTCACCGTCGTGTGAGTTTCAGAACGTTTCTTTACCGGAATTCTGA